GGCCTGCCGAAGATGCAGGTCAACGACAGCCGCCTGCTGATCATCGGCCACCTCGCCCAAGCCTTGCCGGCCCGTGAAGCCGGCGCCGAAGTGAGCCTGGCGATTGCTGGTGTGGCGGCGGACAGCTTGAGTTCGATGATCCCTGGGCTGCTCGGTGGTGGTCAGGCGCAAGGCATGCTCAATGGTCAGCGCCAGCGCTTGATGGATCAGATTGGCGCGGACATGAACAACACGTTGCTTTACGTGTATCGCGATCTGTCGGATGAAGAGCTCGAAGAGTTCGCGACGTTTGCCGAGTCGGCTGAGGGTAAGGCGTATTACCAGGCGGCGTTGGCAGCGATTCGCGCAGGACTTGCGGTCGGGCAATGATCTTCAGCGCCTGACCGGCCGCCTTCGTCGGAACGCCGCCCGGAGCCGGCTCGCTCCCACATGGGATTCGGGATGTTCACAAATTTTGTGTCCACTGAAGATCCAATGTGGGAGCGAGCCTGCTCGCGAAGAGGCCCTCACAGACGCTAAAGATTCCGCCCCCTGATCCGCTTGCTCAGAAATTCGAAATACTCCTCACGCATCTCCACCGTCTCATTCGCCAGATGATGCCGCGCCTCGGCCAGCAGCAAGATTTGCGGTCGATCAAACTTCCATTTCAATACCTGCAAATTGTGCTGCCAGTCGACGGTCATGTCCGCCTGCCCCTGAATGATCAGCGGCCGTCGCGGACTTTTTTTCGCGTGTTCGACGCGAATGATCCAACGCGACAACGCCCCAACCCACTTCGTCGGCAGGCGTCGTGGCTGCAACGGATCAGCCTGCAGAAACGGTAGGAAATCCGGATCGTTGGAGTTCTCGCTGAAACGTCGCGCGACACCTCTGACGAAAGGTCTGAGCAGGTAATAACTCAGCTGCGACCAGCCCCACGCTCGCGGCCGAACCAGCGGCGCCATCAAAATCACCTGGCCTTGCGCCGGGCTGTTTTCGCCATGGTTGAGCAGGTGATCAACCACAATCGCCCCGCCGGTGCTTTGTCCGCACAGATGCCACGGCTGCGGCAAGGAAATTGACTGCGCTTCGGCGAACAGCGCTTGCAGGGTGTCCTGGTATTCAGAGAAATCGCGAATGCTCGCGCGCGGCCCGCTCGACAAGCCATGGCCCGGCAAGTCGCAGGCGATCACCGCAAAATCCTGATCCAGCGCCCACTCGATCACATGCCGGTAGAGCCCGACGTGATCGTAATAACCGTGCAGCAGAAACAGTGTCGCCTTGACCTTCTCCGGCCACCAGCAATGGCTGACCAGCTCATAACCGTCGACGTCGAAACGGCCCATGCCACGCCAGACATCGCGATGGGGAAAATCGGTTTTATAAAATTGCTGGTACGCCTTCGCTTCGTCCGACAACGGCTGCCATTCGGCCAATGGCTTGAGGCTGGCGCGGATTTGATCGGGATCGAAAGTGGCAGGCATGCAGGAATTCCAAAGCGGTAAACAGACTTTATCGGCCTGCGATATTCATCTGTAGTGACAGACATGGCAAGCTAGCCGACCTTTCGAGGATCGAAAACCATGCGCTCGCCCTACCGCACCGCACTGTTTGCCAGCCTGCTCGCGCTGATTTGCGCCGGGGTGCTGTGGGCGGCGTATGACTGGTTTCAGGGGCGTTATCTGCGTGCGTTCAGCGAACACACGGCGGTATTTTCCGGTGATCCGCTGCGCCTGCCGGACAATCTCGCCGGTCCCGGCAAGATCCGCCTGGTGCATTTCTGGGACCCGGCTTGCCCGTGCAATGTCGGCAACCAACAGCATCTGACCGAGATGGTCGAGCAGTTCGGCGCCAAAGGCGTTGAGTTCTTCGCCGTGCAGAAGGCTGGCAGCCACGGCCAGTTGCCCGCGACCCTCAGCAGCCTGAAAACCATCACGATATTGCCCGGTTCCGAACAGGTGCCCGCCAGCCCGGCCGTGGCGATCTGGGACCGCAGCGGCAAACTGGCGTACTTCGGCCCGTACAGCGAAGGCCTGACCTGCAACTCCAGCAACAGCTTTATCGAACCGATTTTGAATGCCCTGACAGAAAATCGCCCGGTCAATGCCACGCACACCCTGGCGGTCGGTTGTTACTGCCCGTGGCCGGTGGAAACGCCGTAAGGCATTCCGGACTTTTCAAGGACAGCGCTGCACGGCACAGAAGGACTGTGCTAATTGTTTGCAGCCCGACGGGCGGCAATCCCGCCTGCACAAGGAGTCACCATGAAGCGCGTGTTCACCGTACTTGTCTTGCTCATCGTTGTTCTGCTCGCCGGCGTCGGCTGGTATGTCTACAGCAAGCAACCGACGCGCCAGGGCCAGGTCGAACTGCGCAACCTGCAAGGTTCGGTGACCGTGCGCTATGACGAGCGCGGCGTGCCGCACATCCGCGCCGAAAACGAAACCGACCTCTACCGCGCCCTCGGCTATGTGCATGCCCAGGATCGCCTGTTCCAGATGGAAGCCATGCGCCGCCTCGCCCGTGGTGAGCTGGCGGAAGTTCTCGGGCCGAAGCTGCTCGACACCGACAAACTGTTCCGCAGCCTGCGCATCCGCGAGCGCGCCGCCAGTTACGTCGCCAGTCTCGATAAACAGTCGCCGGCGTGGAAGGGCCTGCAAGCCTATCTGGATGGCATCAACCAATATCAGGACAGCCACGCCGCGCCGATCGAGTTTGACGTGCTCGGCATCCCCAAACGACCTTTCACGGCAGAAGACAGCATCAGCGTCGCCGGCTACATGGCCTACAGCTTTGCTGCGGCGTTTCGCACCGAACCGCTGCTGACCTACGTGCGCGATCAGCTCGGTGCCGATTACCTCAAGGTCTTCGACCTCGACTGGCAGCCCAAAGGTGTGCTGGTCAACGGTCACGCCAAGCCTGCGCCGGCCCTCGCCGCCGGCGACTGGAAAGACCTCAATGCCCTCGCCCGCCTCAGCGAACTGGCACTGATCGATAATGGTCTGCCGCAGTTCGAAGGCAGCAACGCCTGGGTCATCGCGGGCAGCCGCAGCCAGAGCGGCAAACCGCTGCTGGCCGGTGACCCGCACATTCGCTTCTCGGTGCCGTCGGTATGGTACGAGGCGCAACTGTCGGCGCCGGGCTTCGAGTTGTACGGTCATCATCAGGCGCTGGTGCCTTTCGCCTTCCTCGGCCACAACCTCGATTTCGGCTGGAGCCTGACCATGTTCCAGAACGACGATCTGGACCTGATCGCCGAGAAGGTCAACCCGGATAATCCGAATCAGGTCTGGTATCGCGGCCAGTGGACCGACATGGTCGTCACACAGCAGCAGATCAACGTGAAGGGGCAGTCGCCGGTGACCCTCACTCTGCGGCAATCGCCCCACGGCCCGATCGTCAACGATGCCCTCGGCACCGCTGCCGGCAAGACACCGATTGCGATGTGGTGGGCCTTCCTCGAAACACCGAACCCGATCCTCGAAGGCTTCTACCAGCTCAACCGTGCCGACACTCTGGCCAAGGCCCGCGCCGCTGCCGCAAAAGTCCAGGCGCCGGGGCTGAACCTGGTTTACGCCAACGCCAAAGGCGATATCGCCTGGTGGGCCTCGGCGTTGCTACCCAAGCGCCCGGCCGGGGTGCGGCCGGAATTCATGCTCGACGGCAGCAGCAATCAGGCCGACAAGGACGGTTTCTACCCGTTCAGCGCCAACCCGCAGGAAGAGAACCCGGCGCGCGGCTACATTGTCTCGGCCAACTTCCAGCCGCTCTCGCCGACCGGCATGGAGATTCCCGGTTACTACAACCTCGCCGATCGCGGCCAGCAACTCAATCGCCAGCTCAGCGACAAGAGCGTGAAGTGGACCAACGAGGCCAACCAGAAACTGCAACTGGGCACCGCCACCGGCTACGGCCCGCGCTTGCTGGCGCCATTGCTGCCGGTGCTGCGCGAGGTGGTCAGCGATCCGGCACAGTTGAAACTGGTCGAGCAACTGGCGCAGTGGCCAGGCGACTATCCGCTGGACTCGGTCAGTGCGACAGTGTTCAACCAGTTCCTCTACGACCTGGCCGATGCGGCAATGCGGGATGAGTTGGGCAATGACTTCTTCGAGACATTGCTGTCGACGCGGGTGATCGATGCGGCGCTGCCGAAACTGGCGGCGAATGCCGATTCACCGTGGTGGGATAACCGCAGCACACCGAACAAGGAGACCCGTGCCGATGTCGTGCGCGCGGCGTGGCAGGCGAGCATGCAGCACTTGAAGCTGACCCTCGGCGATAACTCTGCCGAGTGGAAATGGGGCGCGGCGCATACGCTGACTCACGGCCATCCGTTGGGACAGCAGAAGCCACTGGATCGGATTTTCAATGTCGGGCCGTTTGCGGCGCCGGGCAGTCACGAAGTGCCGAACAACCTGTCGGCGAGGATCGGACCGGCACCGTGGCCGGTGACCTACGGGCCGTCGACACGGCGCTTGGTGGATTTTGCCGATCCGGCGCATGGCTTGACGATCAACCCGGTTGGGCAGAGTGGTGTGCCGTTTGATAGCCACTATGACGATCAGGCTGAGGCGTATGTCGACGGGATTTATGTGCAGGCGCATTTCAATGCCGAAGAGGTGACGGCGAATACGCGCAGTACCTTGAAGTTGTTGCCGGCGCGGGCAGCGCCTTAAAAGCCCCTCACCCTAGCCCTCTCCCGGGGGGAGAGGGGACTGATTGGGGGATGCTCAAGGCTTACAGCGACCTGACACTGCTTTACCGAATCCATAATCGCTAAGGTCTTTCAGGTCGATGTATCACGCCAGACACTGCGGTCGGCTCCCTCTCCCTCTGGGAGAGGGCTGGGGTGAGGGTATGGGTCAAACCATCACCGCAAAGTTCAGCCGAAACTGCTGCGGCGTAACCCCCAACCGCCGGTTAAACACCCCGCGCATATGTTGCGCGTCACGAAACCCACACTGATACGCCACCGTCTTCAACGGCGCCGCCGTGCTCTCCAGCATCACCCGCGCCGCATCCACCCGCGCCCGCTCGACGAACTCCGCCGGCGTCACCTTCGCCTCCCGAGCAAACACCCGCGAAAAATTGCGCGCACTCATGTTCGCCGCAGTTGCCAGATCGGCAATCGTCAGATCGCCCGTCAGATTAGCCAATACATAAAGCTGCACCATCGCTACCGCCGACGTCGGCTCCGCATGCGGCGTGAGGAACGGGCTGAACTGCGACTGCCCACCGGAGCGCTGAGTAAACACCACCAGCCGCTTGGCCACGCTCAGCGCCACCTCAGCGCCGTGATCCCGCGCCAGCAGATACAGCGACAGATCGATCCCCGCCGTCACCCCGGCAGAGGTGTAGAGCGTGCCGTCCTCGACATATAAACGATCCGCGTCGACCTGCGTCGTCGGACACAACTGCGCCAACGCCTCGGCATCGTTCCAATGCGTGGTGACGGTGCGCCCTTCCAGCAATCCGGCCCGCGCCAGCATAAACGCGCCGTTGCAGATCGAGCCGAAACGCTGTGCCCGCGCGCAGGCTTCACGCAGCCAATCATCGAACGTCGCGCCAAAAACCATGAACGGCAATTGTGGGCCACCGGCGACCAGCAGCAGGTCGTAGGCATCCAGCGCTTCGCTGAAATGCCGATGGGCGTTCAGGTTCAAACCGTTGGAACAGGCCATCGGGCCGTGTTCGACGCCGATCACATCGAGCCGATAGTGATCCTCGGGCGCCAGGAAGCGATTGGCCTCGGCGAACACATCCATAGGGCCGCTGACGTCCAGCGACTGCACGCCTGCGAACACGACGATGGCGACGGTTTTGCTCATGGCTGTGGATTCCCCCTTTAAGAGCAAAAGATCGCAGCCTGCGGCCGCTCCTACAGGTGTCCGCTTTCCCATGTAGGAGCTGCCGCAGGCTGCGATCTTTTTAGCTTGGCACGATTTGCGCGTCGAATGGCAAGGATCGCAGCCATGCATCGATTGTTCGCTTCCCGCGCCGGGAACAGACTTTCCCCATCAGCGCCACGACGGCGTTTTCGACGAGGAAATCGTTATGAGCACCACCATTGCCTGCATCAAAATCCCCGACAGCACCCTCGCCCGGGCCACCACCGAGTACATCCGCGACATCGAGTCCGACCTGCTCTACCACCATTCGCGTCGGGTATTTCTGTTCGGCGCGCTGAGTGGTGAGCGCCAGCAACTGGCCTACGATCCGGAACTGTTGTACGTCGGCGCGATGTTCCACGACCTCGGTCTGGTCGAAGGCCACCGCAGTGATGACGAGCGTTTTGAAGTCGACGGCGCGAACGCGGCAGCAGCGTTTCTCAAACCGTACGGGTTGAGCGATGACGACATCGAACAGGTGTGGCTGTCGATTGCCCTGCACACCACGCCAGGCGTGCCGAAGCATCTGCGCCCGACCGTGGCGCTGGTAACGGCTGGTGTGGAAATGGATGTGCTGGGCATGGATTACGCGGCGTTCAGCACTGTGCAGCGCGAGGCGGTGGTGCATGCGCACCCGCGTGGGGAAGGTTTCAAGGAGTGCATCATCTGCGCGTTTGCCGATGGTTTGCGCCATCGTCCGCAGACGACGTTTGGCAATGTGAAGACCGATGTGCTGAAGGATCAGCAGCCGGGGTTCAAGCCGATGAACTTTGTCGAGGTCATCCGCAACTCTCCCTGGACTGCATAAAACCCATGTAGGAGTGAGCCTGCTCGCGATGGCGGTGTGTCAGCCAGGTAGTTTTCAGCTGACACACCGCCATCGCGAGCAGGCTCACTCCTACATGGGGATTTGGGTTGGTCTTGAGAAAGGGACCAACCCGATATTGCCTACGCCGCTTCCGGCGCTGGTGCGCGACGCACGTCCGGCTGTTTCCACGAATCGGCTGCGCTTTCTTCGATGGCTTGCTG
This region of Pseudomonas sp. R84 genomic DNA includes:
- a CDS encoding DUF2059 domain-containing protein, producing the protein MRRLLFSLLMFCVLPAWADGHDQLYKVAGWPDQRAHFNDALSAAQQRYQNSLPPAVFQALVNNSNQRFAPQAVDQRAEAQLRQKLADPKPALTFFQSPLGKKIVAAELLATRRDQLAKNAKGLPKMQVNDSRLLIIGHLAQALPAREAGAEVSLAIAGVAADSLSSMIPGLLGGGQAQGMLNGQRQRLMDQIGADMNNTLLYVYRDLSDEELEEFATFAESAEGKAYYQAALAAIRAGLAVGQ
- a CDS encoding alpha/beta hydrolase encodes the protein MPATFDPDQIRASLKPLAEWQPLSDEAKAYQQFYKTDFPHRDVWRGMGRFDVDGYELVSHCWWPEKVKATLFLLHGYYDHVGLYRHVIEWALDQDFAVIACDLPGHGLSSGPRASIRDFSEYQDTLQALFAEAQSISLPQPWHLCGQSTGGAIVVDHLLNHGENSPAQGQVILMAPLVRPRAWGWSQLSYYLLRPFVRGVARRFSENSNDPDFLPFLQADPLQPRRLPTKWVGALSRWIIRVEHAKKSPRRPLIIQGQADMTVDWQHNLQVLKWKFDRPQILLLAEARHHLANETVEMREEYFEFLSKRIRGRNL
- a CDS encoding DUF6436 domain-containing protein encodes the protein MRSPYRTALFASLLALICAGVLWAAYDWFQGRYLRAFSEHTAVFSGDPLRLPDNLAGPGKIRLVHFWDPACPCNVGNQQHLTEMVEQFGAKGVEFFAVQKAGSHGQLPATLSSLKTITILPGSEQVPASPAVAIWDRSGKLAYFGPYSEGLTCNSSNSFIEPILNALTENRPVNATHTLAVGCYCPWPVETP
- a CDS encoding penicillin acylase family protein — encoded protein: MKRVFTVLVLLIVVLLAGVGWYVYSKQPTRQGQVELRNLQGSVTVRYDERGVPHIRAENETDLYRALGYVHAQDRLFQMEAMRRLARGELAEVLGPKLLDTDKLFRSLRIRERAASYVASLDKQSPAWKGLQAYLDGINQYQDSHAAPIEFDVLGIPKRPFTAEDSISVAGYMAYSFAAAFRTEPLLTYVRDQLGADYLKVFDLDWQPKGVLVNGHAKPAPALAAGDWKDLNALARLSELALIDNGLPQFEGSNAWVIAGSRSQSGKPLLAGDPHIRFSVPSVWYEAQLSAPGFELYGHHQALVPFAFLGHNLDFGWSLTMFQNDDLDLIAEKVNPDNPNQVWYRGQWTDMVVTQQQINVKGQSPVTLTLRQSPHGPIVNDALGTAAGKTPIAMWWAFLETPNPILEGFYQLNRADTLAKARAAAAKVQAPGLNLVYANAKGDIAWWASALLPKRPAGVRPEFMLDGSSNQADKDGFYPFSANPQEENPARGYIVSANFQPLSPTGMEIPGYYNLADRGQQLNRQLSDKSVKWTNEANQKLQLGTATGYGPRLLAPLLPVLREVVSDPAQLKLVEQLAQWPGDYPLDSVSATVFNQFLYDLADAAMRDELGNDFFETLLSTRVIDAALPKLAANADSPWWDNRSTPNKETRADVVRAAWQASMQHLKLTLGDNSAEWKWGAAHTLTHGHPLGQQKPLDRIFNVGPFAAPGSHEVPNNLSARIGPAPWPVTYGPSTRRLVDFADPAHGLTINPVGQSGVPFDSHYDDQAEAYVDGIYVQAHFNAEEVTANTRSTLKLLPARAAP
- a CDS encoding GlxA family transcriptional regulator, which translates into the protein MSKTVAIVVFAGVQSLDVSGPMDVFAEANRFLAPEDHYRLDVIGVEHGPMACSNGLNLNAHRHFSEALDAYDLLLVAGGPQLPFMVFGATFDDWLREACARAQRFGSICNGAFMLARAGLLEGRTVTTHWNDAEALAQLCPTTQVDADRLYVEDGTLYTSAGVTAGIDLSLYLLARDHGAEVALSVAKRLVVFTQRSGGQSQFSPFLTPHAEPTSAVAMVQLYVLANLTGDLTIADLATAANMSARNFSRVFAREAKVTPAEFVERARVDAARVMLESTAAPLKTVAYQCGFRDAQHMRGVFNRRLGVTPQQFRLNFAVMV
- a CDS encoding HD domain-containing protein — encoded protein: MSTTIACIKIPDSTLARATTEYIRDIESDLLYHHSRRVFLFGALSGERQQLAYDPELLYVGAMFHDLGLVEGHRSDDERFEVDGANAAAAFLKPYGLSDDDIEQVWLSIALHTTPGVPKHLRPTVALVTAGVEMDVLGMDYAAFSTVQREAVVHAHPRGEGFKECIICAFADGLRHRPQTTFGNVKTDVLKDQQPGFKPMNFVEVIRNSPWTA